In Crassostrea angulata isolate pt1a10 chromosome 4, ASM2561291v2, whole genome shotgun sequence, one genomic interval encodes:
- the LOC128180923 gene encoding uncharacterized protein LOC128180923, which produces MVVIIRGLVFTIWTLSMTTNGLSPPDFVSSWTSITAYSNPEVTITHGFGEMPMKLDVFVRVTHPVHGTVTFPATGSGQTSDDPSKPFGGVIYLYNTNSVKIMAPGPSSCSSPCSGGVAYFGDSGFSGPSSTSGVIVSGEVMVRAWKTCTFVKPATISAAYPLSNAGNNYYQIPIGSAPDLVLVKAFFDDGWIMDAQGTVSLTEGSNVGGVQYVFDVFNAYVRTPKDGKMFNGINWGSAGDLEYINGSVRVYTWSFQSLEYDPNLLTSSYSGSTDPVTKTLTYDVHNSSIIMMVHASSRDPNHYGLTFPVSGTAMTDGGGVTGKYGSLFYAYDNNNQIFFWKPSSGTGCHTMIGGAWSDHLLDGTTDCSTLPNIEVLFLQATIDELPCEEKGCSGTPAGPFCDCAGTGMEGQYCSSRVACPPLIFGVDAIFATFIDMEYKFQDSVVFECMVGFEFSSGSDNRTCQANATWSGAPYTCTPVPCPDVDPPILGVINGTYNKWFGEEVTFECNPGHDVLSGDLNRTCQANQTWTGTRLECALSCGDPDPLPYNAHQTNFGNTYGVVATYACDQGHEYSSGDTAMLCQTTGQWNGTALNCSRVHCGWPANGTNTNMTITGTQYQDKVFYHCFPGYEYYNIYNTLYYETFPRQCLHTAVWQPPIDCQKKVCGDPGTPVRAALDHANSNVGNYEFMSIQRYNCYTGYEVISGSLQIECTEFGTWNDTVPICDIRKCTHFGNVTNGFVYYQGLEYLNHAVTVCDPGYALFSGDAMRMCDANGYWTGNAPVCQEVRVIYFIDPFDLNYTLPSILELEELKNTVKIDPKNTSSYMRSLKSQNDPRPSAMAIGVSGLLIILGICAYICSLDLISHVRENGKVKVTQGMPKNNTNVVAENGSSDKFAKKGKKRDQGSAMSVEDTPHVYA; this is translated from the exons CGATGACAACGAATGGATTAAGTCCCCCTGATTTTGTGAGTTCCTGGACATCCATTACAGCCTACTCAAATCCTGAGGTCACCATCACCCACGGTTTCGGAGAAATGCCGATGAAGTTGGACGTCTTTGTCCGTGTGACTCACCCAGTTCACGGAACGGTCACTTTCCCGGCCACTGGCTCGGGACAGACCAGTGACGATCCTTCAAAACCTTTCGGGGGAGTGATTTACCTGTACAACACAAATTCTGTCAAAATAATGGCCCCTGGACCATCCTCCTGTTCGTCACCTTGTTCTGGGGGCGTGGCATACTTTG GCGATTCCGGATTTTCTGGTCCCTCCTCGACCTCTGGGGTGATAGTATCTGGTGAAGTCATGGTTCGCGCCTGGAAAACATGCACGTTTGTCAAACCAGCAACTATTTCAGCTGCATACCCTCTGAGTAATGCAGGAA ACAATTACTATCAGATTCCTATTGGATCGGCTCCTGATCTAGTTCTTGTAAAGGCATTTTTCGACGACGGATGGATCATGGATGCCCAAG GGACAGTTTCTTTGACGGAGGGTTCGAACGTGGGTGGAGTACAGTACGTGTTTGATGTGTTTAACGCATACGTCAGAACCCCGAAAGATG GAAAGATGTTTAACGGTATTAACTGGGGAAGTGCTGGTGATCTGGAGTACATTAATGGAAGTGTCAGGGTTTACACGTGGTCGTTCCAGAGCCTAGAATACGACCCCAATCTGTTGACCAGTTCCTATTCCGGCTCAACAGATCCTGTCACAAAGACATTGACTTATGATGTCCATAACAGCTCCATCATCATGATGGTTCAC GCATCCTCCAGAGACCCAAATCACTACGGCCTGACGTTCCCGGTCTCTGGGACAGCCATGACGGACGGGGGCGGGGTCACCGGGAAATATGGGTCCCTCTTCTATGCCTATGATAACAATAATCAAATCTTCTTCTGGAAGCCTTCTTCTGGAACGGGGTGTCACACGATGATAGGTGGGGCCTGGTCTGACCACTTGCTGGACGGAACAACAGACTGTTCCACCTTACCGAATATTGAAGTTCTGTTCCTGCAAGCTACTATTGATG AGCTTCCTTGCGAGGAGAAGGGCTGTTCCGGAACTCCGGCCGGGCCGTTCTGTGATTGTGCCGGGACAGGGATGGAGGGCCAATACTGTTCGTCAC GAGTTGCATGTCCACCTTTAATTTTTGGGGTTGACGCCATCTTTGCCACTTTTATTGACATGGAATACAAGTTTCAGGATTCTGTGGTGTTTGAATGTATGGTGGGATTCGAATTTAGCTCGGGATCGGACAATAGGACATGTCAAGCTAATGCTACCTGGAGTGGAGCCCCGTACACTTGTACCC CTGTGCCCTGTCCAGATGTAGACCCTCCAATCCTGGGAGTTATAAATGGTACATATAACAAATGGTTCGGAGAAGAAGTCACGTTTGAATGTAATCCTGGGCATGATGTCCTGTCTGGGGACTTGAACCGCACGTGTCAGGCAAACCAGACCTGGACCGGAACCCGGCTGGAATGCGCCT TGAGTTGTGGGGATCCGGACCCTCTGCCGTACAATGCTCACCAAACAAACTTTGGAAACACGTACGGCGTGGTGGCCACTTACGCCTGTGACCAAGGACACGAGTACAGCTCGGGGGACACCGCCATGCTGTGTCAGACCACTGGCCAATGGAACGGCACAGCTCTCAACTGTTCCA GGGTACACTGTGGATGGCCTGCCAACGGAACTAATACAAATATGACGATTACAGGAACACAGTATCAGGACAAAGTCTTTTACCATTGCTTTCCAGGATACGAATATTACAACATATACAATACATTGTACTACGAGACATTTCCTCGACAATGTCTACACACTGCAGTTTGGCAGCCGCCGATTGATTGCCAAA AGAAAGTATGTGGAGACCCTGGCACGCCCGTGAGAGCTGCGCTGGATCATGCTAACAGTAACGTAGGAAATTACGAGTTTATGTCTATCCAGCGCTACAACTGTTACACCGGATATGAGGTCATTTCCGGTAGTCTGCAGATTGAGTGTACAGAGTTTGGAACTTGGAATGACACTGTTCCTATTTGTGATA TAAGAAAATGCACACATTTTGGCAATGTGACCAACGGTTTCGTGTACTACCAAGGCCTTGAGTACTTGAACCATGCCGTTACCGTGTGTGATCCTGGGTATGCGTTATTTTCCGGTGACGCCATGCGCATGTGTGACGCAAATGGATATTGGACGGGTAATGCCCCAGTGTGTCAAG AAGTAAGagttatatatttcattgatcCATTTGACCTGAACTACACTTTGCCAAGTATATTGGAGTTAGAGGAGCTAAAAAATACGGTTAAGATAGACCCCAAAAATACGTCATCGTACATGAGGTCTCTAAAGTCCCAAAATGATCCACGGCCGAGTGCAATGGCGATCGGTGTGTCGGGACTCCTCATTATACTAGGAATCTGCGCATATATCTGCTCACTGGATCTAATCAGTCACGTAAGAGAAAATGGTAAGGTGAAAGTAACCCAGGGTATGCCAAAAAACAACACGAACGTCGTGGCTGAGAACGGATCGAGCGATAAGTTCGCCAAAAAGGGCAAGAAAAGGGACCAGGGTTCAGCAATGTCCGTGGAAGACACTCCGCACGTCTATGCATGA